A region of Lagenorhynchus albirostris chromosome 20, mLagAlb1.1, whole genome shotgun sequence DNA encodes the following proteins:
- the ZMYND15 gene encoding zinc finger MYND domain-containing protein 15 isoform X7, whose amino-acid sequence MTQPQTLPSTSLSPYIPPSAQSGPRPCSPEDMEFVSGYRDEFLDFVALLFGWFRKFVAERGAVRTSPEGCWWQLEAQIRRLPQDRALWVLHVLPNRSVGISLGQGAEPGPAPGLGAARLLGDEPPLHLRDLSPYVSFVSLEEGGEEEGAGTEKVETEADGKPAPTSRESPREANPPGEADGTQQEAAGGEVGCQEDRAEDKPGPERRKGQRSEAPPLHLSCLLLVTDEYGTILGIDLLTDGGQGSAGRGSGTQNLAPRAYALLCHSMACPMGSGDPRKPRKLTVGDAQLHRELENLVPRLKVKLTKTPMRTWGPRPGFTFASLRARNCHVCHRHSFEVKLTPCPQCGAVLYCGEACLQADWKRCPDDVSHRFWCPRLAAFMERAGELATLPFTYTTEVTSETFNKEAFLASRGLTRGYWTQLSMLIPGPGTLGHPRGSTPSLSVLLNGDPYQLLQGDGPALMPPVPPDPPRGLFGSWQDYYTWRGLSLDSPMAVLLTYPLTVYYVITHLVPQSSYHPVPELNIQNKQSLKIHVMEAGKEFDLIMVFWELLVLLPHVALELQFVGDSLPPESDQQNFTLQRVRAEGGALLFSPNPPAVLPAGLCPSDPCLLSPVLPDASPSTKTSTGFSTPLQTPQDDLEVSVRPGSGVSARLSSGTKEKGGRRDLQIKVSARPYHLLQGPKPDLVIGFNSGFGLKDTWLSSLPRLQSLRVPAFFTESSEYGCVMDDQTMAVATGGGTSPPQPNPFRSPFRLRAADNCMPWYCNAFIFHLVYKPPQGSWARPVPGPAPPAPTPTAPPAPARRRRGEKKPGRRARRRR is encoded by the exons ATGACCCAGCCCCAAACTCTCCCGAGTACCTCTCTCTCACCCTACATCCCTCCCTCTGCTCAGTCTGGGCCCAGGCCTTGTTCCCCTGAAGACATGGAGTTTGTGTCTGGATACCGGGATGAGTTCCTTGATTTCGTTGCCCTCCTCTTTGGCTGGTTCCGCAAGTTCGTGGCGGAGCGCGGGGCCGTGAGAACCAGCCCGGAGGGTtgctggtggcagctggaggctCAGATCAGAAGGCTGCCCCAGGACCGCGCCCTTTGGGTGCTCCACGTCTTGCCCAACCGTAGTGTGGGCATCAGCCTGGggcaaggggcagagccaggccctGCACCAGGCCTGGGGGCTGCCCGGCTCCTGGGAGACGAGCCCCCACTCCACCTGCGGGACCTAAGCCCCTATGTCAGCTTTGTCAgcctggaggaagggggagaggaggagggcgCAGGCACCGAGAAAGTAGAAACAGAGGCGGATGGGAAGCCAGCCCCTACCAGCAGGGAGTCCCCACGGGAAGCAAACCCCCCAGGGGAGGCAGACGGGACCCAGCAGGAGGCAGCAGGTGGCGAGGTCGGCTGCCAAGAGGACAGAGCGGAGGACAAACCAGGGcctgagagaagaaagggacagagaagtg AGGCGCCCCCCCTGCACCTTTCCTGCCTCCTACTGGTGACGGATGAATACGGCACCATCTTGGGCATTGACCTGCTGACGGATGGAGGGCAGGGGAGTGCAGGCAGGGGCTCAGGGACACAGAACCTGGCTCCTCGGGCCTATGCTCTCCTCTGCCACAGCATGGCCTGTCCCATGGGCTCTGGAGACCCCCGAAAGCCCCGAAAGCTTACTGTGGGAGACGCCCAGCTGCATCG GGAGCTGGAGAATCTGGTCCCAAGGCTGAAAGTGAAGCTAACCAAGACCCCGATGCGGACATGGGGTCCCCGGCCTGGCTTCACCTTTGCCTCCCTTCGGGCTCGAAACTGCCATGTTTGTCACAGGCATAGCTTTGAAGTGAAGCTAACCCCCTG CCCCCAGTGTGGCGCTGTCTTGTACTGCGGAGAGGCTTGTCTCCAGGCTGACTGGAAGCGATGCCCAGATGATGTGAGCCATCGATTTTGGTGCCCAAGGCTTGCAGCCTTCATGGAGCGGGCCGGAGAACTGGCAACTCTGCCTTTTACCTACACCACAG AGGTGACCAGTGAAACCTTTAACAAGGAGGCCTTCCTGGCCTCACGAGGCCTCACTCGTGGCTACTGGACCCAGCTCAGCATGCTGATTCCAGGCCCTGGCACCCTCGGGCACCCAAGGGGCAGCACACCATCCCTCAGCGTTCTTCTCAATG GAGATCCCTACCAGCTTCTTCAGGGGGATGGGCCTGCTCTGATGCCTCCTGTGCCCCCAGATCCACCCAGGGGCCTCTTTG GCTCGTGGCAGGATTACTACACATGGCGGGGCCTCAGCTTGGACTCCCCCATGGCTGTGCTTCTCACCTACCCGCTGACTGTGTACTACGTCATCACCCATCTGGTGCCCCAGTCCT CTTATCACCCAGTCCCTGAGCTCAACATCCAGAACAAACAGTCACTGAAAATCCACGTGATGGAGGCTGGGAAGGAGTTTGACCTCATCATGGTGTTTTGG GAGCTCTTGGTCTTGCTCCCCCACGTGGCCCTGGAGCTGCAGTTTGTGGGTGACAGCCTGCCCCCTGAGAGTGACCAGCAGAATTTTACCTTGCAGAGGGTGAGGGCTGAGGGGGGTGCCCTGCTCTTTAGTCCTAACCCTCCTGCTGTCCTCCCAGCTGGGCTCTGCCCTTCCGAtccctgcctcctctcccctGTCTTACCTGATGCATCTCCCAGTACCAAAACTTCCACCGGCTTCTCCACCCCACTCCAAACTCCCCAGGATGACCTCGAAGTATCTGTCCGTCCTGGTTCCGGGGTATCAGCACGGCTAAGCTCTGGGACTAAGGAGAAGGGGGGCCGCAGGGACCTGCAGATCAAGGTGTCTGCTCGGCCCTACCACCTGCTCCAGGGGCCCAAGCCTGACTTGGTTATCG GATTTAACTCTGGCTTTGGTCTAAAGGACACTTGGCTGAGCTCGCTGCCCCGGTTACAG tccctccGAGTGCCGGCCTTCTTCACCGAGAGCAGCGAGTACGGCTGTGTGATGGACGACCAGACCATGGCGGTGGCCACGGGAGGGGGCACCAGCCCTCCACAGCCCAACCCTTTCCGCTCCCCCTTTCGCCTCAGAGCGGCGGACAACTGTATGCCCTG GTACTGCAACGCCTTCATCTTCCACCTGGTCTACAAGCCTCCGCAAGGGAGCTGGGCCCGCCCGGTGCCAGGGCCCGCGCCTCCCGCCCCAACTCCTACCGCTCCTCCCGCCCCCGCCCGTAGGCGCCGAGGAGAAAAGAAACCTGGGCGGAGGGCCCGCCGGCGGAGGTGA
- the ZMYND15 gene encoding zinc finger MYND domain-containing protein 15 isoform X4 — MTQPQTLPSTSLSPYIPPSAQSGPRPCSPEDMEFVSGYRDEFLDFVALLFGWFRKFVAERGAVRTSPEGCWWQLEAQIRRLPQDRALWVLHVLPNRSVGISLGQGAEPGPAPGLGAARLLGDEPPLHLRDLSPYVSFVSLEEGGEEEGAGTEKVETEADGKPAPTSRESPREANPPGEADGTQQEAAGGEVGCQEDRAEDKPGPERRKGQRSEAPPLHLSCLLLVTDEYGTILGIDLLTDGGQGSAGRGSGTQNLAPRAYALLCHSMACPMGSGDPRKPRKLTVGDAQLHRELENLVPRLKVKLTKTPMRTWGPRPGFTFASLRARNCHVCHRHSFEVKLTPCPQCGAVLYCGEACLQADWKRCPDDVSHRFWCPRLAAFMERAGELATLPFTYTTEVTSETFNKEAFLASRGLTRGYWTQLSMLIPGPGTLGHPRGSTPSLSVLLNGDPYQLLQGDGPALMPPVPPDPPRGLFGSWQDYYTWRGLSLDSPMAVLLTYPLTVYYVITHLVPQSSYHPVPELNIQNKQSLKIHVMEAGKEFDLIMVFWELLVLLPHVALELQFVGDSLPPESDQQNFTLQRVRAEGGALLFSPNPPAVLPAGLCPSDPCLLSPVLPDASPSTKTSTGFSTPLQTPQDDLEVSVRPGSGVSARLSSGTKEKGGRRDLQIKVSARPYHLLQGPKPDLVIGHLAELAAPVTGAGWDKRDLLSPPARSLLLFWKSLLPHHLLYRPGVRQRVLLPPSVPASCLSPSRSAWVLGRYVGLGAFLRVSEAPPPPQSLRVPAFFTESSEYGCVMDDQTMAVATGGGTSPPQPNPFRSPFRLRAADNCMPWRRGEKKPGRRARRRR, encoded by the exons ATGACCCAGCCCCAAACTCTCCCGAGTACCTCTCTCTCACCCTACATCCCTCCCTCTGCTCAGTCTGGGCCCAGGCCTTGTTCCCCTGAAGACATGGAGTTTGTGTCTGGATACCGGGATGAGTTCCTTGATTTCGTTGCCCTCCTCTTTGGCTGGTTCCGCAAGTTCGTGGCGGAGCGCGGGGCCGTGAGAACCAGCCCGGAGGGTtgctggtggcagctggaggctCAGATCAGAAGGCTGCCCCAGGACCGCGCCCTTTGGGTGCTCCACGTCTTGCCCAACCGTAGTGTGGGCATCAGCCTGGggcaaggggcagagccaggccctGCACCAGGCCTGGGGGCTGCCCGGCTCCTGGGAGACGAGCCCCCACTCCACCTGCGGGACCTAAGCCCCTATGTCAGCTTTGTCAgcctggaggaagggggagaggaggagggcgCAGGCACCGAGAAAGTAGAAACAGAGGCGGATGGGAAGCCAGCCCCTACCAGCAGGGAGTCCCCACGGGAAGCAAACCCCCCAGGGGAGGCAGACGGGACCCAGCAGGAGGCAGCAGGTGGCGAGGTCGGCTGCCAAGAGGACAGAGCGGAGGACAAACCAGGGcctgagagaagaaagggacagagaagtg AGGCGCCCCCCCTGCACCTTTCCTGCCTCCTACTGGTGACGGATGAATACGGCACCATCTTGGGCATTGACCTGCTGACGGATGGAGGGCAGGGGAGTGCAGGCAGGGGCTCAGGGACACAGAACCTGGCTCCTCGGGCCTATGCTCTCCTCTGCCACAGCATGGCCTGTCCCATGGGCTCTGGAGACCCCCGAAAGCCCCGAAAGCTTACTGTGGGAGACGCCCAGCTGCATCG GGAGCTGGAGAATCTGGTCCCAAGGCTGAAAGTGAAGCTAACCAAGACCCCGATGCGGACATGGGGTCCCCGGCCTGGCTTCACCTTTGCCTCCCTTCGGGCTCGAAACTGCCATGTTTGTCACAGGCATAGCTTTGAAGTGAAGCTAACCCCCTG CCCCCAGTGTGGCGCTGTCTTGTACTGCGGAGAGGCTTGTCTCCAGGCTGACTGGAAGCGATGCCCAGATGATGTGAGCCATCGATTTTGGTGCCCAAGGCTTGCAGCCTTCATGGAGCGGGCCGGAGAACTGGCAACTCTGCCTTTTACCTACACCACAG AGGTGACCAGTGAAACCTTTAACAAGGAGGCCTTCCTGGCCTCACGAGGCCTCACTCGTGGCTACTGGACCCAGCTCAGCATGCTGATTCCAGGCCCTGGCACCCTCGGGCACCCAAGGGGCAGCACACCATCCCTCAGCGTTCTTCTCAATG GAGATCCCTACCAGCTTCTTCAGGGGGATGGGCCTGCTCTGATGCCTCCTGTGCCCCCAGATCCACCCAGGGGCCTCTTTG GCTCGTGGCAGGATTACTACACATGGCGGGGCCTCAGCTTGGACTCCCCCATGGCTGTGCTTCTCACCTACCCGCTGACTGTGTACTACGTCATCACCCATCTGGTGCCCCAGTCCT CTTATCACCCAGTCCCTGAGCTCAACATCCAGAACAAACAGTCACTGAAAATCCACGTGATGGAGGCTGGGAAGGAGTTTGACCTCATCATGGTGTTTTGG GAGCTCTTGGTCTTGCTCCCCCACGTGGCCCTGGAGCTGCAGTTTGTGGGTGACAGCCTGCCCCCTGAGAGTGACCAGCAGAATTTTACCTTGCAGAGGGTGAGGGCTGAGGGGGGTGCCCTGCTCTTTAGTCCTAACCCTCCTGCTGTCCTCCCAGCTGGGCTCTGCCCTTCCGAtccctgcctcctctcccctGTCTTACCTGATGCATCTCCCAGTACCAAAACTTCCACCGGCTTCTCCACCCCACTCCAAACTCCCCAGGATGACCTCGAAGTATCTGTCCGTCCTGGTTCCGGGGTATCAGCACGGCTAAGCTCTGGGACTAAGGAGAAGGGGGGCCGCAGGGACCTGCAGATCAAGGTGTCTGCTCGGCCCTACCACCTGCTCCAGGGGCCCAAGCCTGACTTGGTTATCG GACACTTGGCTGAGCTCGCTGCCCCGGTTACAGGTGCGGGATGGGACAAAAGGGACcttctctcacctcctgcccggtCCCTCCTCCTTTTCTGGAAGTCTCTTCTTCCCCATCATCTGCTCTACAGACCTGGGGTGCGCCAGCGGGTCCTCCTGCCCCCCTCTGTGCCTGCCTCGTGCCTCTCCCCATCCCGGTCCGCCTGGGTCCTCGGGAGGTACGTGGGGTTGGGAGCCTTTCTGAGAGTGTCtgaggccccgcccccaccccagtccctccGAGTGCCGGCCTTCTTCACCGAGAGCAGCGAGTACGGCTGTGTGATGGACGACCAGACCATGGCGGTGGCCACGGGAGGGGGCACCAGCCCTCCACAGCCCAACCCTTTCCGCTCCCCCTTTCGCCTCAGAGCGGCGGACAACTGTATGCCCTG GCGCCGAGGAGAAAAGAAACCTGGGCGGAGGGCCCGCCGGCGGAGGTGA
- the ZMYND15 gene encoding zinc finger MYND domain-containing protein 15 isoform X9, which translates to MTQPQTLPSTSLSPYIPPSAQSGPRPCSPEDMEFVSGYRDEFLDFVALLFGWFRKFVAERGAVRTSPEGCWWQLEAQIRRLPQDRALWVLHVLPNRSVGISLGQGAEPGPAPGLGAARLLGDEPPLHLRDLSPYVSFVSLEEGGEEEGAGTEKVETEADGKPAPTSRESPREANPPGEADGTQQEAAGGEVGCQEDRAEDKPGPERRKGQRSEAPPLHLSCLLLVTDEYGTILGIDLLTDGGQGSAGRGSGTQNLAPRAYALLCHSMACPMGSGDPRKPRKLTVGDAQLHRELENLVPRLKVKLTKTPMRTWGPRPGFTFASLRARNCHVCHRHSFEVKLTPCPQCGAVLYCGEACLQADWKRCPDDVSHRFWCPRLAAFMERAGELATLPFTYTTEVTSETFNKEAFLASRGLTRGYWTQLSMLIPGPGTLGHPRGSTPSLSVLLNGDPYQLLQGDGPALMPPVPPDPPRGLFGSWQDYYTWRGLSLDSPMAVLLTYPLTVYYVITHLVPQSFPELNIQNKQSLKIHVMEAGKEFDLIMVFWDDLEVSVRPGSGVSARLSSGTKEKGGRRDLQIKVSARPYHLLQGPKPDLVIGHLAELAAPVTGAGWDKRDLLSPPARSLLLFWKSLLPHHLLYRPGVRQRVLLPPSVPASCLSPSRSAWVLGRYVGLGAFLRVSEAPPPPQSLRVPAFFTESSEYGCVMDDQTMAVATGGGTSPPQPNPFRSPFRLRAADNCMPWYCNAFIFHLVYKPPQGSWARPVPGPAPPAPTPTAPPAPARRRRGEKKPGRRARRRR; encoded by the exons ATGACCCAGCCCCAAACTCTCCCGAGTACCTCTCTCTCACCCTACATCCCTCCCTCTGCTCAGTCTGGGCCCAGGCCTTGTTCCCCTGAAGACATGGAGTTTGTGTCTGGATACCGGGATGAGTTCCTTGATTTCGTTGCCCTCCTCTTTGGCTGGTTCCGCAAGTTCGTGGCGGAGCGCGGGGCCGTGAGAACCAGCCCGGAGGGTtgctggtggcagctggaggctCAGATCAGAAGGCTGCCCCAGGACCGCGCCCTTTGGGTGCTCCACGTCTTGCCCAACCGTAGTGTGGGCATCAGCCTGGggcaaggggcagagccaggccctGCACCAGGCCTGGGGGCTGCCCGGCTCCTGGGAGACGAGCCCCCACTCCACCTGCGGGACCTAAGCCCCTATGTCAGCTTTGTCAgcctggaggaagggggagaggaggagggcgCAGGCACCGAGAAAGTAGAAACAGAGGCGGATGGGAAGCCAGCCCCTACCAGCAGGGAGTCCCCACGGGAAGCAAACCCCCCAGGGGAGGCAGACGGGACCCAGCAGGAGGCAGCAGGTGGCGAGGTCGGCTGCCAAGAGGACAGAGCGGAGGACAAACCAGGGcctgagagaagaaagggacagagaagtg AGGCGCCCCCCCTGCACCTTTCCTGCCTCCTACTGGTGACGGATGAATACGGCACCATCTTGGGCATTGACCTGCTGACGGATGGAGGGCAGGGGAGTGCAGGCAGGGGCTCAGGGACACAGAACCTGGCTCCTCGGGCCTATGCTCTCCTCTGCCACAGCATGGCCTGTCCCATGGGCTCTGGAGACCCCCGAAAGCCCCGAAAGCTTACTGTGGGAGACGCCCAGCTGCATCG GGAGCTGGAGAATCTGGTCCCAAGGCTGAAAGTGAAGCTAACCAAGACCCCGATGCGGACATGGGGTCCCCGGCCTGGCTTCACCTTTGCCTCCCTTCGGGCTCGAAACTGCCATGTTTGTCACAGGCATAGCTTTGAAGTGAAGCTAACCCCCTG CCCCCAGTGTGGCGCTGTCTTGTACTGCGGAGAGGCTTGTCTCCAGGCTGACTGGAAGCGATGCCCAGATGATGTGAGCCATCGATTTTGGTGCCCAAGGCTTGCAGCCTTCATGGAGCGGGCCGGAGAACTGGCAACTCTGCCTTTTACCTACACCACAG AGGTGACCAGTGAAACCTTTAACAAGGAGGCCTTCCTGGCCTCACGAGGCCTCACTCGTGGCTACTGGACCCAGCTCAGCATGCTGATTCCAGGCCCTGGCACCCTCGGGCACCCAAGGGGCAGCACACCATCCCTCAGCGTTCTTCTCAATG GAGATCCCTACCAGCTTCTTCAGGGGGATGGGCCTGCTCTGATGCCTCCTGTGCCCCCAGATCCACCCAGGGGCCTCTTTG GCTCGTGGCAGGATTACTACACATGGCGGGGCCTCAGCTTGGACTCCCCCATGGCTGTGCTTCTCACCTACCCGCTGACTGTGTACTACGTCATCACCCATCTGGTGCCCCAGTCCT TCCCTGAGCTCAACATCCAGAACAAACAGTCACTGAAAATCCACGTGATGGAGGCTGGGAAGGAGTTTGACCTCATCATGGTGTTTTGG GATGACCTCGAAGTATCTGTCCGTCCTGGTTCCGGGGTATCAGCACGGCTAAGCTCTGGGACTAAGGAGAAGGGGGGCCGCAGGGACCTGCAGATCAAGGTGTCTGCTCGGCCCTACCACCTGCTCCAGGGGCCCAAGCCTGACTTGGTTATCG GACACTTGGCTGAGCTCGCTGCCCCGGTTACAGGTGCGGGATGGGACAAAAGGGACcttctctcacctcctgcccggtCCCTCCTCCTTTTCTGGAAGTCTCTTCTTCCCCATCATCTGCTCTACAGACCTGGGGTGCGCCAGCGGGTCCTCCTGCCCCCCTCTGTGCCTGCCTCGTGCCTCTCCCCATCCCGGTCCGCCTGGGTCCTCGGGAGGTACGTGGGGTTGGGAGCCTTTCTGAGAGTGTCtgaggccccgcccccaccccagtccctccGAGTGCCGGCCTTCTTCACCGAGAGCAGCGAGTACGGCTGTGTGATGGACGACCAGACCATGGCGGTGGCCACGGGAGGGGGCACCAGCCCTCCACAGCCCAACCCTTTCCGCTCCCCCTTTCGCCTCAGAGCGGCGGACAACTGTATGCCCTG GTACTGCAACGCCTTCATCTTCCACCTGGTCTACAAGCCTCCGCAAGGGAGCTGGGCCCGCCCGGTGCCAGGGCCCGCGCCTCCCGCCCCAACTCCTACCGCTCCTCCCGCCCCCGCCCGTAGGCGCCGAGGAGAAAAGAAACCTGGGCGGAGGGCCCGCCGGCGGAGGTGA
- the ZMYND15 gene encoding zinc finger MYND domain-containing protein 15 isoform X2, with product MTQPQTLPSTSLSPYIPPSAQSGPRPCSPEDMEFVSGYRDEFLDFVALLFGWFRKFVAERGAVRTSPEGCWWQLEAQIRRLPQDRALWVLHVLPNRSVGISLGQGAEPGPAPGLGAARLLGDEPPLHLRDLSPYVSFVSLEEGGEEEGAGTEKVETEADGKPAPTSRESPREANPPGEADGTQQEAAGGEVGCQEDRAEDKPGPERRKGQRSEAPPLHLSCLLLVTDEYGTILGIDLLTDGGQGSAGRGSGTQNLAPRAYALLCHSMACPMGSGDPRKPRKLTVGDAQLHRELENLVPRLKVKLTKTPMRTWGPRPGFTFASLRARNCHVCHRHSFEVKLTPCPQCGAVLYCGEACLQADWKRCPDDVSHRFWCPRLAAFMERAGELATLPFTYTTEVTSETFNKEAFLASRGLTRGYWTQLSMLIPGPGTLGHPRGSTPSLSVLLNGDPYQLLQGDGPALMPPVPPDPPRGLFGSWQDYYTWRGLSLDSPMAVLLTYPLTVYYVITHLVPQSFPELNIQNKQSLKIHVMEAGKEFDLIMVFWELLVLLPHVALELQFVGDSLPPESDQQNFTLQRVRAEGGALLFSPNPPAVLPAGLCPSDPCLLSPVLPDASPSTKTSTGFSTPLQTPQDDLEVSVRPGSGVSARLSSGTKEKGGRRDLQIKVSARPYHLLQGPKPDLVIGHLAELAAPVTGAGWDKRDLLSPPARSLLLFWKSLLPHHLLYRPGVRQRVLLPPSVPASCLSPSRSAWVLGRYVGLGAFLRVSEAPPPPQSLRVPAFFTESSEYGCVMDDQTMAVATGGGTSPPQPNPFRSPFRLRAADNCMPWYCNAFIFHLVYKPPQGSWARPVPGPAPPAPTPTAPPAPARRRRGEKKPGRRARRRR from the exons ATGACCCAGCCCCAAACTCTCCCGAGTACCTCTCTCTCACCCTACATCCCTCCCTCTGCTCAGTCTGGGCCCAGGCCTTGTTCCCCTGAAGACATGGAGTTTGTGTCTGGATACCGGGATGAGTTCCTTGATTTCGTTGCCCTCCTCTTTGGCTGGTTCCGCAAGTTCGTGGCGGAGCGCGGGGCCGTGAGAACCAGCCCGGAGGGTtgctggtggcagctggaggctCAGATCAGAAGGCTGCCCCAGGACCGCGCCCTTTGGGTGCTCCACGTCTTGCCCAACCGTAGTGTGGGCATCAGCCTGGggcaaggggcagagccaggccctGCACCAGGCCTGGGGGCTGCCCGGCTCCTGGGAGACGAGCCCCCACTCCACCTGCGGGACCTAAGCCCCTATGTCAGCTTTGTCAgcctggaggaagggggagaggaggagggcgCAGGCACCGAGAAAGTAGAAACAGAGGCGGATGGGAAGCCAGCCCCTACCAGCAGGGAGTCCCCACGGGAAGCAAACCCCCCAGGGGAGGCAGACGGGACCCAGCAGGAGGCAGCAGGTGGCGAGGTCGGCTGCCAAGAGGACAGAGCGGAGGACAAACCAGGGcctgagagaagaaagggacagagaagtg AGGCGCCCCCCCTGCACCTTTCCTGCCTCCTACTGGTGACGGATGAATACGGCACCATCTTGGGCATTGACCTGCTGACGGATGGAGGGCAGGGGAGTGCAGGCAGGGGCTCAGGGACACAGAACCTGGCTCCTCGGGCCTATGCTCTCCTCTGCCACAGCATGGCCTGTCCCATGGGCTCTGGAGACCCCCGAAAGCCCCGAAAGCTTACTGTGGGAGACGCCCAGCTGCATCG GGAGCTGGAGAATCTGGTCCCAAGGCTGAAAGTGAAGCTAACCAAGACCCCGATGCGGACATGGGGTCCCCGGCCTGGCTTCACCTTTGCCTCCCTTCGGGCTCGAAACTGCCATGTTTGTCACAGGCATAGCTTTGAAGTGAAGCTAACCCCCTG CCCCCAGTGTGGCGCTGTCTTGTACTGCGGAGAGGCTTGTCTCCAGGCTGACTGGAAGCGATGCCCAGATGATGTGAGCCATCGATTTTGGTGCCCAAGGCTTGCAGCCTTCATGGAGCGGGCCGGAGAACTGGCAACTCTGCCTTTTACCTACACCACAG AGGTGACCAGTGAAACCTTTAACAAGGAGGCCTTCCTGGCCTCACGAGGCCTCACTCGTGGCTACTGGACCCAGCTCAGCATGCTGATTCCAGGCCCTGGCACCCTCGGGCACCCAAGGGGCAGCACACCATCCCTCAGCGTTCTTCTCAATG GAGATCCCTACCAGCTTCTTCAGGGGGATGGGCCTGCTCTGATGCCTCCTGTGCCCCCAGATCCACCCAGGGGCCTCTTTG GCTCGTGGCAGGATTACTACACATGGCGGGGCCTCAGCTTGGACTCCCCCATGGCTGTGCTTCTCACCTACCCGCTGACTGTGTACTACGTCATCACCCATCTGGTGCCCCAGTCCT TCCCTGAGCTCAACATCCAGAACAAACAGTCACTGAAAATCCACGTGATGGAGGCTGGGAAGGAGTTTGACCTCATCATGGTGTTTTGG GAGCTCTTGGTCTTGCTCCCCCACGTGGCCCTGGAGCTGCAGTTTGTGGGTGACAGCCTGCCCCCTGAGAGTGACCAGCAGAATTTTACCTTGCAGAGGGTGAGGGCTGAGGGGGGTGCCCTGCTCTTTAGTCCTAACCCTCCTGCTGTCCTCCCAGCTGGGCTCTGCCCTTCCGAtccctgcctcctctcccctGTCTTACCTGATGCATCTCCCAGTACCAAAACTTCCACCGGCTTCTCCACCCCACTCCAAACTCCCCAGGATGACCTCGAAGTATCTGTCCGTCCTGGTTCCGGGGTATCAGCACGGCTAAGCTCTGGGACTAAGGAGAAGGGGGGCCGCAGGGACCTGCAGATCAAGGTGTCTGCTCGGCCCTACCACCTGCTCCAGGGGCCCAAGCCTGACTTGGTTATCG GACACTTGGCTGAGCTCGCTGCCCCGGTTACAGGTGCGGGATGGGACAAAAGGGACcttctctcacctcctgcccggtCCCTCCTCCTTTTCTGGAAGTCTCTTCTTCCCCATCATCTGCTCTACAGACCTGGGGTGCGCCAGCGGGTCCTCCTGCCCCCCTCTGTGCCTGCCTCGTGCCTCTCCCCATCCCGGTCCGCCTGGGTCCTCGGGAGGTACGTGGGGTTGGGAGCCTTTCTGAGAGTGTCtgaggccccgcccccaccccagtccctccGAGTGCCGGCCTTCTTCACCGAGAGCAGCGAGTACGGCTGTGTGATGGACGACCAGACCATGGCGGTGGCCACGGGAGGGGGCACCAGCCCTCCACAGCCCAACCCTTTCCGCTCCCCCTTTCGCCTCAGAGCGGCGGACAACTGTATGCCCTG GTACTGCAACGCCTTCATCTTCCACCTGGTCTACAAGCCTCCGCAAGGGAGCTGGGCCCGCCCGGTGCCAGGGCCCGCGCCTCCCGCCCCAACTCCTACCGCTCCTCCCGCCCCCGCCCGTAGGCGCCGAGGAGAAAAGAAACCTGGGCGGAGGGCCCGCCGGCGGAGGTGA